aaaaaaaagtttgttttCCTTTATTTCCCAAAGTATTTTAGACTAATAATTTCCTCTAACTTAAGTTAACGAATGATGggaccagaaaaaaaaaaaaaggaaaaacttcaaatacctctcatgtggtttcgtattttctcattttactatcttatgctttaaaatgtatcaagttaatatcatatggtttcacattttcttactttaataccctatagtttaaagtgtatcaagttagtactatgtggttttatttttgtatcaagttaataccctatggttttatttttttctttttattattcatttcgaggtatttttttctttaaatcagtgataaagttaaaactaaagggtagtaaaattaatattcgataaatctagatagggtatctaaaagtttttttgtatataatttaacgaaatattaaaccacagagtactaaagtgagaaagtgcgaaaccataggatactaacttgatacactttaaaccacggggtactaaagtgaaaaagtgcgaaaccacatgatactaacttgatacactttacaCTATAAgatgctaaagtgagaaaatacgaaaccataggagtgtatttgaagttttcctaaaaaaaaaaaaaatagggccTTGGTATAAGGAGGGGATAAAATGAATGGACGGTGGATAAAGTTCCTAATGTCATGATTACAGTTTTCCTTAGACCATTctcttctctttaattttttattttttattgaatataaaaatataaaattatctttCTCTATCACCTTAAATTCTTAATTATTTGGGAATAACGatcattttgtattttataacataatatcaaatattaaatataaaatcaaagtATTTCGGATCCAAAactttcataaaaaatattccAGCTTAAATTTTTGGAGAATAATTGTCCCGCTAGACGTGCAATCGAAAAAAATCAATTATACTAAAAGTCTAACGTGACTCAAACTTAAGACCTTCTATTCCAATATTATAAtagaaaagtatgaaaaaattgttatttttcaaaaactatttttataactttatatttaacaattttaactCAATAGTGTAACACATACAAATTTTGAATGCAAAATTGTTTGTGGACTAGAGAAGGTGAAAGTCTCCCCTCACTTGATGggaaaaaaaacttttagactcagaaatattttttgatttggTATATATTTTAGATCTGTGTCATTTTTGTATAGCAAATTATGCAGCTTAAGTGTCTGAATTAGTattcagaaataaatttattaggttTAATAACTATTAAATTGTCAAGTTAATTGCTTTATAACAAATTTTGTATGATATTTTGGATGGCAACAGCTTAATCTTTTAATCAAGGATCTATGTGTGTACTTGCAATAATACatgattaattattataataataattgttatgAACAATTCTACTAACAAATCCATTTGATTTTCTGAAGAAAATATTGTAATTGTGGTGGATAGTGTTTTGGAGATAAACTTGGATTTTGTTAGTAGATAAATGGTACAACCCTCATTTTCACACATTTAGGTCAAATTGGATTAAAGAAAATTATCCAACAGTAGATGTCATTTATTAAAATgcattatcaaaaaaaaaaaaagttggcatttcgtaacattatatatatatagagagagagagagagagagagagagttgagctagaatactcccaaAAGCACTAAGGAGatggtacttttgagtttttagtccttggatggagagatgtagggttgatatgatagtggtaggtggtggtagatggaatagtgtttgatctaaaggctattagtaatcaagaagtgaatccaatggctaaaaacttagaagcaccaagggattggtgcttctaaaagtgttctagctcaattatatatatatatatatagagagagagagagagaggctagggctactatactcttatgagtatttcgtactcataagttgttttcgatgttggggtttTCGAATCGGCGATCCACAcagttaaacatgatctagagtatttgaaacttctagaaataatttcgtaatttttcgaaatcattataaagtccatcaagcgggtataaaatgaacgatcaaaatcgaacgacatcctaaaaatggatgatcgaatccttcaatttaagataagagttattgatctttatttaggtagtgaatagatttttttatcaaaaattcaacctattctgattcttttacaccattaaactagcaaatatcctataccggccgttaaaaattatcaattttgtgaggttttgatcataaggtaaataatatcgaaaaattataaaatttgatttatagaagttttaaatgctctagataatgtttaacggtgtggatcgtcgattcggaagctttattaTCTAAAACaaattatgagtacgaaggcaatcgtactcataagagtatagtatatatatatatatatatatatatatatatatatatattttaacgaCAAGTAAAACATATATCATATGTCACAAGATGTATTTACTAAAATGCATTATGGAGTCAAGTAAAACATTCTTATTAAtctttgggttaatttcattagTATCCTCTTACCCACCTCTAATTATATTGAGACCTTTAATTGAATGAGCTAATATCAATGCACCAACAACATGATCAAATTTTGAACTAAATTTTCTAATCTCGAGCCTCCATTCGAAACAATTTATGTGACATTTTTTGCACCTTTTGATTATTGTATCCATGCCATCAAAAGATAATATTACAATTTAGGTAGATTATTGTCCATGAATATGTCCTGGTTGTATCAGTAATACAAAATTACTAAAGGAGTAGTACATGGATTGAAATGtgataataacaaaaataattaaaggctAATTTGACCCTCCAATTTTGTAATTAATAGTCTTTGTCTCCTAGAGTGCAAATTTatccaaaattaattaataagataaaattaagaAGAAACCTTAGTTCTACATTAATTTTTAGTCTTTGCTTGTACACATTTGATGGAATTTAATATGTGAAGAATGGTCTcaaaacaagaaaaacaaaagaaaataagaaaaaaagaaaaaaggaagagattTATATACTAAATTGCTAATGTATCTAAATCTATAGCATTATAAACTTTTGAGCTTATATAGGTTCACTTACTTATATGACATTTTTGGTAAATGGGTTCTTATATTAGACCTAATCACTAAGTCGTCAATTTGAAGATCTCAGGCTATAGTTCCTAACATGGTGCTTCTGAGTGACCGACTGTACCTAGCACAATCGGCTAAGAATTTAATGTTTGATACTCGTATATTTTATcagtttaaattctaaaaaataattttagattaaaatcaGAAAACCTTACAGTTCTACCAAGATTAATTTGaggttttcaaaataataataatgccaaTGTGAACTCGAATAGGCTAGAGTCACATAAGAACGTTTTTGGGAATGAATGTTAGAGATCAACAATTGttttaaattgataaatttaaCTCAAGTCGAAGGGCAAATGGCTCAACTACAACAACTCGATTTGAGTTCAATCACTTGAATATTTGAGCCAAAATATCAATCTAAAGTTTATTATGATCACATAAAAACGAATAGACTAAAGGcataatatgttttttttttttgagagagataggtagcacgctacccgcttcgtttatttcatttagaaataaacttagctggaaatgtgaatcaacaaggATTCGAATTTAGGACCTTCCacaccaagttctttgccacttactctagggacggtcggtgattaAAGACGTAACatgttaaaattatttcttcACTATTTCCAATTGGATTGATCTTTTGGGCAATTCGGTATGTAACAAAGTCTGTCTTAATATCTCCCAATTTTCAGCAGTTTTGAGTTCGATTTTCACATTCGTCGTTTTCAATTAAATaatcacatttattttttttgtttctaataaGCACGCGAAGCATATATAAGCCTAAACTAGCCTATTCGGATTATCAACCAGCTACAATGATTTTAAATAGGAGTATTAAAAAAATCCAAGACATCGAATTAAGCacatatatatcttaatttgCTAACTCCTGAATATATATGTTCTCAACCTAGAGATTCTCCAGatgaattttatataaattaaacacTGCTAGCTAGTACTTAGTAATCTGTTTTCTTCATAATTAATCTGTTTTCTTCataattaaactaaaataaataatcgaAATCAACCTCCAAACGACAATATTGCTGATAAGTTTTAGCGAAGATATGGAACAAGAACATTTCTATAATTATTAGTTATAGAAATAACACTGTACTTTTATGTACAAAAAGAACACTTTACAAATGAAGTTAACCAGAAGTAAGAATTAATCTCATTACACCTACCATTATATATGCACATGCATTTCTTTCAACTTGAGAAATTTGGACTCCTTAATATAGCCTTCAATTTCCATTCTCATAAGCATGAATGCTTGCCTCTAATATTGCCCGTCAATTGAGTCCTTAAAACCTTCATTCAAAGGAGCAATGTTAATTGAGTGCATGTAACTATATATTCAATCAAAAAGCAATAATATATATTCTAGTGAACCATGAATAACATAAGAGAACTACAATTAAAACTACAATATAAGAGAACTATATATTTTTGGCACAACAAGTGCGTAATTTTTCCCAGTATCCTCCTCGAGTGTAGATCTTTCTAGAAGAGAGAAATAACAAATCATGAAATAGCACTCATGATGTACAAAGtagttataattaaataaaagaaatacatTCATAGTACATGAAATATAAATTCTCATTACAGATTTGtcaatcaaatatataatacttCATGATAACAACTATATAatgtagtatatatagtatactaatGTTCTAAAATGTGTAACATGCAATTTTTTctgttcaactttcatatattaaatAGACAAAAACTTATAATACTATGATTATaccaacttatatatatatatatatatatattgaattataTGATTATGGACTCTTTTCAATTAGAAGCTTTTTATTTAATGCTcaagaaattaattaactagAGTACCTAATTGTAACTAACTTGTTTGGGATTCTAGGAACCATAATTTTGAGTgataataaacaaattttgttctaaaattaaagtatagTTTCTACCTTCTACCACCGCAACCGCTCTCTCTTTGGCAGTTGAAGTATACGGCGGTGACCGGCGATCCGAGATTATAAAATGCTGAGAAGTCCCTCGTATTGAAGTTCTGGCGCCAACCGGGAGGATGGATTGTTTGTCGAACTTCCTGATGAAATAGCACAAAAACAATGCGATGAATCCCCGCCGACGGTCCTGGGCTTTCGTATGGGACTATTTCATTTCCTGATCGAAACATTGCGTCAATTACTATTAAGCTCTTCTAACTTCCAAACTATTAACGAAGGTTATCGACGACAACTTGATAGTAAAATGGCACTAGTTTTATATTAATGTTAAGTGCCTTTATATTAAAGCTATAATAACTatattttcaatatcattttccttttatgcatcctaaattttttttgattctttGCATACCATGTTCATTGTAAACTTAATTATGAAATCAacgcaaaaataataattcaatgCACTCGTATATTCAAAAAgaatgatattattaattatatgatgTTCTATACAATTTGTTCGgttaatattttagaaattagcataattaaatatataatcatgtataaatatttaaacttgGACATATTCCTTTTCCTTAAGACATTCTTATGCTGAACACTAATCAAATTTatctaacaaatttaaattaaaaaaacatatttaCACATGTACATATTTCTTGCCCAACTTATCTTAATGTgagtttgtttcaccgaaagtgGAGAGGGGTGATATACTTATCGACTGTAAACGTCTATTTCGATTATTTAGTTTACTGTAATTTTATCTTCAGTCGAAACTTAAATTCTCCAAAATATCGTATTTGACTTCGGTCCACCCCTAATCAAagtcaattataaaaataaaaaaaaacttttacacctccaatttttacattattgatcactttttattaaaaaagtagTAGAActgaaaaaacttcaatttcactgctaaatttaagaataaacaatacaaaaaaatttaattttacctgAATTTTAGTCCATCCGAAAAATTTGCTTCATCTTTAATTTCACTTTAGGCGAAACAAACAAACTCATGGATAGGATATAATTAGTGCTTTACATACAATTTTAAATCGATTGGGtacattttttttgaatttcttgTGGGCCCACACAAAGTAAAAGGCATCGGTCAAGCGTTGTGCTGCGAGGAATAGCAGCCGTCCATCAACTTGATTTCCGGTTGAAGCCCTGCCACGCTGACCAATATGTGATCTAGTGGCTGGGCCCACATGAAAATAAAGGGTCGGGATCATCTCGAAAGTTGTCGTTGGGCCGATAACAACCGTCCAACTGTTTCTAACCTGCATCAAAAATACGTGcggttataatattttagagtGGGGCCCACTATTCCCCCGCCCTTTTCCTACCCACGTGCTTTGCACGTGACCTcagaaatatttaattagatttttaattatcaccacatttctttttctatatttgttttgttttttccaaactttaataaataaataaattatagagtGCACAATTAATCCTTCCAAAAGTACAATTAATatgctttaattaattttcattgtCCTTACATATTTTAAGAAAGCAATGCACTCTACAATTTATTTCTActgaattattatatttatattatcagcaataaaataaatgatactTATTACATCTATCAGAAAGATAAAGTGAGCTATAACTTTAACcagtattaattattaattaatatacatAATTTTAGTTGCATCAACTGTCATATATATCACAAGGTTAACACTTTAATTAGACActcaataatattaataatatatcaaTAGTAAGTAGTAACTAAGGAATCAAAATCACAATACACATTTATTAAATGGTTAATGAGTTATACTTAATAATCCACATTGGCATTGGATGGCAACACTTGTATACTTTAAACATAATTTGCATaaatgaaaaatcaaataataaattagaattataattttttgttcatACATTTTTCATAgtgattattttaattaattacaagaaAAATCTGATCATTATAAACTTTTTTGCAATTTAGGTTTCAGAAatactaattaaaataaaattacatattttaataaaaattatgtagATACTCACTACATGCatgttatgttatatatatattttttaatgtacaaaaatttaaaatcatgaTATTATAAGGTACCCACCAAAACTTGCATCTTGTGCTTCTGGAATATCCGACACCAACctaaagaaaaagtaataaaaggATAATCATCATCCATGGAactatatctttttatattataattaaatcgtTGTATACATTTTTAATGAAcaatatatttgtaaatatcttattttcatgATTAGGTGTAAGGATGAGTATATTGAAATCAGTTTAATGTattatatcaaatattttactagtaaataatatctaatttagttatgaacttttttaattttagaagttttCCTAAAAGCTTAACATATCTAaccaaaatttggaatttaattaTTGATAGAATTCGTAATTGTTTAGTTCAAACATAATACTAGCTAGGAGTGTGTTTCTTTGAGTTAATTGTATTAGAAAGTACAaatatttggatttgatatgCATTAACATTCCTATGTTTTCAACATTTATCACAAATTACTTGCAACATGGATTTATCGATATTTAATTACTATAAATTAAGAGTTATATATGTTCATTCAGctacaaaaaattagaaaaaatgtACTGGCCTTACCTGAACTATagtatattttgaaataggtaCTTGAACCTTGAAATTAATTCGCTTTCTAAccttaaaatttctttcatttcaaaaatatttttcaaaaaatttatttaatttcgtTAGAATTTACTGtttatcatgaaaatttcaGGAAAGATATCATCAAATAGTatcaaaattattagatttaaaAAGTTATGATTAGTGCTTTTAATTCTTTCAATTGCAACCTGAATTACATGCTTTAAGCACTATGTAGTATAAGAGCTTTATGTTGAGATAATTAACTCTCTACTAACTCAAATTGGATAGATTTTACTAACTAAATCAGAGATTATATAATGTGGTTGAAATTGAAATCATAGTAAAACCAATTTAAGCCAAAtagatataattattatttataaagaattcatttgatataataaatataaaaagtcatACTACACATGATGAACAGGTATCTGTAATATTCAATAAGTTTTTCTGGCAAAACAAATGCctaatatcaattttaaataaaaccTCTGAACTTATATTAATCTAGTGAAacttcatataattttaaatatagttCTATAAACAATCACTGATTATGATTATCGGTGAGCTATAAATGGTAAAACAAacttaggataaaaaatattataatttattcttatggTTGGGGTTGATTTTGATgttacacacacaaaaaaagaacGTGTTGATAAGAAAGTTCATAAATATTTATGACgatattattttgatatattaagAACATTATACTCatctatcaaaaatataaagaaataataTGAACTCACCAGTGCAAATATTCTCTATAAGTTGGATTGCTGGGACTTGGTGCATCAGGATCCACCATCACCTTACAAAATGACAATTTCATCAGCGAGTTTATTGATCacaaaataagaagaaaaacaattaattcattgcataaaatatatatatataatacttcaAAACTATAATTTACTAGTCCAcataacaaaaagagaataatTTGTGACTTGAAATATATAAGACTTTTCAAGACTAAAATCATTAGAAAATTAGATATTatataattcttaaaaaattaactaattgagcactaaatttaaaaaaaacatacaaatatatacaaccatacatgaatatatatatatatatatatataatacattgcATACATGTATAGCAACTTTACAATTTCCAGCtactaattaattttcatgTGTGAACCAATCAATTCTTCCCTTGAATATCACAATTAAAAAATGTTACTATTATCAAACAACTTGATTTAAAAGTTTTNATAATACATTGCATACATGTAGAGCAACTTTACAATTTCCAGCtactaattaattttcatgTGTGAACCAATCAATTCTTCCCTTGAATATCACAATTAAAAAATGTTACTATTATCAAACAACTTGATTTAAAAGTTTTgagaaaatttaattatacgAAGGCAAACGATAAAATATTCTAATCTCATCAAGGTTTTAGCTATGCCAAGTATTTGAGGTAGGAGCCCATGTTCAAGTACCCTACCATacatctttttatatataattgatttaCTACCTTAAACAATTAGTTCAACAGGCTATTTGTGATTTCTTAAGTTGTATGGACCAATATGTGGATAGATTTTTGGTTCTTTACAAAGAGATACCCAAAAGTAATTAAAGGTTGAGTAACTCTAGAGCTATATAATCAATTTTATTTACATTCAATAACACCATTTTCTCACCTGAGCTTGACCTTCGGATTCTAGCCAATAAGGTTCATGATTGCTTGGTTCAATCAAATGTTAGGTTAGAGCTCATGAAGCTCTACACCTGATCACGAATTTGTACTCTAATCACATCTTGGCCCTACAAATTATTAGGGTGACTTACAAGTGTATAGAGCTTCCTTTGATCAGTCCCTTCGATCTCGACTCGTGGCTGACTCGACACCGCCGATGTCCTTAAACCGGTTCCATTTGTGAGCTCCTTATTGTCGTAAATTATCCGCATTGTTGCTGACTTAACAAAAGGGTCTAAAACATCACCTATTACTTGACCCAACACTAATGGATCCCTCCCCCTTGGCATAGTTGTAGCCTATAAATTAAGCTAACAAAGAATTGTTACTAATTAAGAGATTTGATGATGAAGAAGAACATGTCCAAATGATCCTTGGAGGGAATTTCAAATGAAGATAAAGAGGTAGGATGGTTAAGGAGAGATAACTTAGGGCCATATTTATATGAGAACTTAGGCCTGGGAATCTTAACCTTTTTATTCACGAATGAAAAAATCTTCGAGCAGGATCCCTTCTTTCAACCCCCACAAGGCCAATTTGGGGTTGAGGAGAATAGATTATTGCCTAGCTAGTCCTAGTTCACTATATTACTCATAGACCGTGCGATGAATGTATCATCCATCTCATCTCTTTATTTCATCAGTTACTGCCGATCGACTACTTAGTTCACAATTTTCTTTAAAGTGGTAGAGAATATATAAGAGTAGAGGCGCGCGATTGTGGCTTCTCTTTGGATTGATGACATATCGCTAGGCGATCCATGGCTGGTCCACCGAGTTGATTTTTATGAAGAATACCTAGATGCCAAGGTCTCTCAACCAAATATTCTCCTATGaactagagggagagaatgaggaCCTTTGAAAGATCTCTATCTTTTGGCCTCCACCAAATATCGCCGCGCCCAGGCCCGACCCAGGCAAGGACGCGGTACTTCTCCGCTTCTCTAGTCCTGCAGCTATCGACGTGTCGCAGTTGCGGGAGATGCTTTGGCTGGTGAGCACTGATGAGCTTTTGACACAAGATTCTTTCGCTCAATGTCACTTGCAACCTTAtttcttccccttttttttttcccctttataATGATTTTCACTCTTCAAGCACCCTTTATGGTATTAGATACTTTTTAACTGGCTTCTCAAGAGTGTTCTACAATGCATTTCCTTAATTCCTCTAGTATATATGAGAAAATTCTCATCTCAAgagcaatatatataaatttggagTATTTCTTTGGACAAAGCATAACATGCCAAAAAAAGGAATTAACGCTCACTTGGCCTAGTaactttatatacatatatcactGGTTTGCTGAAAGGATAATTTTCACTAAGATATATTGTTCAACACGGTAATTATACAACTTCCGCTTAATTATCATTCCAATGATCAGGGATCATGGGTTGGAATATTGGTTTCATTTTGTGATCATAAATTCCCTTTACGTATGAAACCGATGCGGCTTTCGGCCATTTACTAGTGTGTGCATGCACGTactcaaaaagagagagaaaaaaagagatcgTGTGTAGAGCTGGGATATCAAAGATAAGTCGGTATCAGTATGGAATTTAATTAGTCCCCTTAGATTTTCATGCGAGTGCAGGTTTGTCGATTACGTACAACGGCAATTTAATCGATTAAATTACTATCATATCTCTTTTTACCGGTGTTTTGGAGTCTCTTAGTTTGATAATGATAATGCCTTTGTAGCAAAATAGGGAAgaaaagaagattttttttttttttgaggaaaaggtagcacgctatctgcttcattcattgcaATAGTGAACTaaactacatgggtgaggcaacacAAGTCTCGGGAGAGGGGGGggcgccaaaaaaaaaaaaaaaagaagatattggATGCACTTATGGTAAGGATTGGTGATCCACTTGGAAGAAGAATATATCAAGATTATTGATTCCTTTATGAAGTTCTTCGATCTTATTCGTTCTTTTTTGTTTACAGCTGGAAATGAATGTATGTCGGAATCTACCGAGAAAAATGCTACGTATAAAACCAAGATCATCAGCTTAATTTGGAAAAAAAGCTATGATTATGTTCTTCAAAGATCCTTATCTTGTTGATCCTCACTGCACCTACACTTCATGCCACAAAATGCAAAAGCCATAAtggtcttttaatttttttttttttttaactttgtttaATTTACCCTTCAATACTCACAAGGAATTGTGCTATCCCATTTGATAATAAAACTCAGGAAAAGAACCCCTCAATTTTCATACATTTTATCAATTAACTCTTTTAATTCGATAGTTCAAATCATTCATAAagtattagaaaaattttaaagtactTTGGTCCGAAATTAAGATGAGAAAGAATATTAATTGGAATACCACTTTTCTATTATACATGCAATTTAAATGTACAACTGCAAAATTATGATCAATGCacttgtactttttttttctttttttttttttggtgatctATGaacttatattctttttttgagtttttgatcAAAACGATAGACATCAATTCACGCACCACGTGCTCTGAAAGTAGGATTAAATTAACTTGAAATGCATATATAACTCAAGAAAATACCAAACAATCAGACTATCTTTATATTGATATGCTGACCTATATATGCACGGCAAAATTTGAACttactataaaataatattttctttattagaTAACTTAGAATtccatataaataaaatactaataaaataaaaaaaaaactatataactTAGAattccatatatttttttatgtatccATTACAATATGGTACGTGGTCTCTTATTCATAACCACGAACAATGAAACTTATATTTCATAACGGTGAGTCCTCAACTAACACCAAAAACCCTTTTGAGATGCCACATGAGAAAATACCCAATGAGCTTTTGTTGTCACCAGAGAATAAAAAGGGGATGAGTAGCACTACTCCTTATGCCTTTTGGATGAGTGGTGGAATATATAGagaactcaaaaaaaaaaaaaaaaaaaaaaaaagtgcatagGTGGAGAAAAAGCTACTAGGCTAGTTGctcttttttctcatttttttcatattttatttttgtttgtatttGGCTCTCTAGATCTTAACTCCATGCATGAAGCACCCTTGCAACTTAATTACTAAAGTACAAGAAAGAAGTTGAACATCTTATACAAGATATTTATGTTCATGGTGAAGATCAGAAAACAATTTTGATACCATATTATTAAAAACGATTGATATGATCAAAAAAACGGGTctgaataatttaaaatatcgtTGGAGAAAAG
This DNA window, taken from Ananas comosus cultivar F153 linkage group 5, ASM154086v1, whole genome shotgun sequence, encodes the following:
- the LOC109710238 gene encoding protein FLOWERING LOCUS T-like isoform X2; its protein translation is MPRGRDPLVLGQVIGDVLDPFVKSATMRIIYDNKELTNGTGLRTSAVSSQPRVEIEGTDQRKLYTLVMVDPDAPSPSNPTYREYLHWLVSDIPEAQDASFGNEIVPYESPGPSAGIHRIVFVLFHQEVRQTIHPPGWRQNFNTRDFSAFYNLGSPVTAVYFNCQRESGCGGRRF
- the LOC109710238 gene encoding protein FLOWERING LOCUS T-like isoform X3; amino-acid sequence: MPRGRDPLVLGQVIGDVLDPFVKSATMRIIYDNKELTNGTGLRTSAVSSQPRVEIEGTDQRKLYTLVMVDPDAPSPSNPTYREYLHWLVSDIPEAQDASFGNEIVPYESPGPSAGIHRIVFVLFHQEVRQTIHPPGWRQNFNTRDFSAFYNLGSPVTAVYFNCQRESGCGGRR
- the LOC109710238 gene encoding protein FLOWERING LOCUS T-like isoform X1 — protein: MPRGRDPLVLGQVIGDVLDPFVKSATMRIIYDNKELTNGTGLRTSAVSSQPRVEIEGTDQRKLYTLVMVDPDAPSPSNPTYREYLHWLVSDIPEAQDASFGNEIVPYESPGPSAGIHRIVFVLFHQEVRQTIHPPGWRQNFNTRDFSAFYNLGSPVTAVYFNCQRESGCGGRSRPIRPKQSSSWQAVGPPT
- the LOC109710238 gene encoding protein HEADING DATE 3A-like isoform X4, whose protein sequence is MPRGRDPLVLGQVIGDVLDPFVKSATMRIIYDNKELTNGTGLRTSAVSSQPRVEIEGTDQRKLYTLVMVDPDAPSPSNPTYREYLHWLVSDIPEAQDASFG